One Eurosta solidaginis isolate ZX-2024a chromosome 5, ASM4086904v1, whole genome shotgun sequence DNA segment encodes these proteins:
- the PGRP-LC gene encoding peptidoglycan-recognition protein LC isoform X2: protein MHLLNDNEINSSEKGSLNLNKNQIIENLSVYGVSSKSVRGAQIIGKTSTLSPDSCASSTDSGIIITDNTRTYNNNESNNYTNLHSNDKNANNHNTNNNCNSKSSNTSYDKSNNNNMESDNHNDKRRHSEDNLKANKNFSINNKIDKDNINIENVINIAAGINNMRRPRHSTTSRTSSKHNSPALSIRSNTISVISIDENAIDSSVVDSDSDYEGQHSDYIVKKLGQQTTYKPDHPNLLHINEGMQVLGQTISPGSLPPTAVPLTQCLINGGTLPTLSPPMSPNTAQIGSIALSNSTDVTFGDKHFYEGPVTIQQIVIDSRNKRKNGEYDGKDKPAHSSDGSDPENTLKTKYATNQPQGPLKYIFNRRAIIIAGLIIILMILAGIIFVTSSHTKQPFRKKPLQDSAHQFNGSLLIISRDEWLAMAEGEGVEILKLPVPRVIVAHTASGKCDTKKECDQRVRDVQAFHLLSNEWGDIGYNFLVGGNGLVYEGRGWNKVGAHTLGYNRDSICIAFIGTFIEELPTENDLKAAQLLIEEGVKLGILAKDYRLYGMRQLSATESPGKALYSIIMKWPHWSRNA from the exons ATGCATTTATTGAATGATAATGAAATTAACTCAAGTGAGAAAGgaagtttaaatttaaataaaaatcagATAATAGAGAATTTAAGTGTTTATGGTGTCAGTAGCAAATCGGTTAGAGGTGCACAAATAATAGGAAAAACGTCAACATTGTCACCCGACAGTTGTGCTTCATCAACTGATTCCGGTATAATTATTACTGACAACACGAGAACATACAACAACAACGAGAGCAACAATTACACAAACTTACACAGCAACGATAAAAATGCAAACAACCATAACACCAACAACAATTGCAATAGTAAAAGTAGCAATACATCATAtgataaaagcaacaacaacaatatggaaaGTGATAATCATAATGATAAGCGGCGACATAGCGAAGACAATTtgaaagcaaataaaaatttttcaattaataataaaattgataaagataacataaatattgaaaatgtgaTTAATATTGCTGCGGGCATCAATAATATGCGACGTCCGCGTCATTCAACCACCAGTAGAACGTCTTCCAAGCATAATTCGCCCGCTCTATCTATACGTAGTAATACAATATCGGTTATATCGATAGATGAAAATGCCATTGATTCGAGTGTTGTTGATTCCGATTCAGATTACGAGGGCCAACACAGTGATTATATTGTTAAGAAGCTCGGACAACAAACAACTTACAAGCCGGACCATCCTAATTTGCTACATATTAATGAAGGCATGCAAGTTTTAGGTCAAACGATAAGTCCTGGTTCTTTACCACCGACAGCTGTACCGCTAACTCAGTGTTTAATTAATGGTGGAACACTACCCACATTATCCCCGCCAATGTCACCAAATACAGCACAAATCGGTAGTATTGCACTATCAAATTCGACTGATGTTACTTTCGGCGACAAGCATTTTTACGAAGGTCCAGTGACGATTCAACAAATTGTCATTGATAGTCGGAATAAACGGAAAAATGGAGAATATGACGGAAAAGATAAGCCAGCACACAGTAGTGATGGTTCTGATCCAG AAAATACTCTCAAAACAAAGTATGCTACCAATCAACCCCAGGGaccattaaaatatatatttaatcgTCGTGCGATCATCATTGCTGGTTTAATAATTATACTAATGATATTAGCTGGGATAATCTTTGTCACGAGTTCTCACACAAAGCAACCATTTCGAAAAA aaccCTTGCAAGATAGCGCACACCAATTTAACGGTTCACTCTTAATTATCAGCCGCGACGAATGGCTTGCTATGGCTGAAGGAGAGGGCGTAGAAATATTGAAATTGCCAGTGCCCCGCGTAATTGTCGCACATACTGCTTCAGGAAAGTGTGACACTAAG AAAGAATGTGATCAACGGGTACGCGATGTACAAGCTTTTCATTTGCTTTCAAATGAATGGGGCGATATTGGCTATAATTTCTTAGTGGGCGGCAATGGTTTAGTATACGAAGGACGTGGTTGGAATAAAGTTGGAGCGCATACATTAGGCTATAACAGAGATAGCATTtgtatagcatttattggcacATTTATTGAAGAACTGCCGACGGAGAATGATTTGAAAGCAGCTCAATTATTGATTGAAGAAGGTGTCAAGTTGGGTATTCTCGCCAAAGATTACAGATTATATGGAATGCGACAGTTAAGCGCCACCGAAAGTCCTGGAAAAGCACTTTATAGCATTATTATGAAATGGCCACACTGGAGTAGAAAtgcttaa